The stretch of DNA AGAAAAACTAAATCCCAATTCCCCTGTTATGAGCTGTTTTAAAGCCTATTATAATTATTTTAAAACCAGAGAAACAAAAAAATAAAAACTCCCTCATAAACCACCAATATTTAAACATGACAAGCGAGCAAAACTGTTTTATACAAAACAAGTAAAACAAAACCATAACTTAAAGACAAAAAAGAGACTATCATGTTTAATCAAGAAGCTTTTCATAACCCCGAGCTTTGTGCAAAATTATTAGATAAACTTGAAGCCAATTTAAAACAACCGCTTACTTTTATGGAAGTTTGCGGAACTCATACCATGTCTATTTTCCAAAGTGGGTTAAAAGGTATTTTACCTAAAGATATTACTCATTTATCTGGTCCAGGCTGCCCAGTTTGCGTTACTCACGATAGCGAAGTAATGGCTTTTTTAGATATAGCCTCTCAAGATAAAGTAATAGTAGCCACTTTTGGCGACCTTATGCGTGTTCCCAGTCCTGACGGGCGTTCATTAAAAACCGCACAAGCAAATGGTGCAAAAATTTCTGTTTTATATTCACCTTTTGATGCACTTGAATTAGCACAAAAAAAACCTGACCATTTAATTGTTTTTTTGAGTGTTGGCTTTGAAACAACCACTCCCCTCATAGCGGCGACAATCCAAAGTGCCGAAGCTTTAAAGCTTAACAACTTTGCCGTATTTTGTGCCAATAAACTCGTTCCACCCGTACTTTCCGCATTGCTTAGCGATAAAGAAGCTCCAAAGCTAGACGCCCTACTCCTTCCCGGGCATGTTTCCACAGTGATTGGTGTAAAACCCTATGAATTTCTCATTACTGATTTTAAAATGCCTTCTGTCATTGGCGGATTTGAACCTGCGGATATTCTCGAATCTCTTATTTATATGAGCGAGATGCAAAACACAGGAAAGCCAAAACTCATTAACCAATACACACGCCTTGTGGCAGAAAACGGAAACCCCAAAGCCTGTGCTGTTATGAATGAAGTTTTTGAAGTGTGCGATGGTTTATTTAGGGGCATTGGCAGTATCCCCGAAGCGGGCATGCGTTTAAGAGAAAAATATGCACGCTTTGATGC from Desulfovibrio litoralis DSM 11393 encodes:
- the hypD gene encoding hydrogenase formation protein HypD, with product MFNQEAFHNPELCAKLLDKLEANLKQPLTFMEVCGTHTMSIFQSGLKGILPKDITHLSGPGCPVCVTHDSEVMAFLDIASQDKVIVATFGDLMRVPSPDGRSLKTAQANGAKISVLYSPFDALELAQKKPDHLIVFLSVGFETTTPLIAATIQSAEALKLNNFAVFCANKLVPPVLSALLSDKEAPKLDALLLPGHVSTVIGVKPYEFLITDFKMPSVIGGFEPADILESLIYMSEMQNTGKPKLINQYTRLVAENGNPKACAVMNEVFEVCDGLFRGIGSIPEAGMRLREKYARFDALKRLGLTLKPTKPLAGCSCGEILKGKMQPNKCPLFGKICTPANPVGPCMVSSEGSCAAYYKYNV